The Lysobacter enzymogenes genome window below encodes:
- the hisC gene encoding histidinol-phosphate transaminase, producing MSQTRDDNPLDLLRDDLRDFAGYKSARSDTRSGRVWLNANEAAWPSVADCDGAVRRYPDPQPAALRAALARLYGCAPEQLLAGRGSDEGIDLLVRALCRPGGDAIAIAPPTFGMYAVSARLHGVRVVETPLRDSADGFVCDFDALAATAEREAAKLVFVCSPGNPSGTLQPLAAIDALAQRLSGRAVVVVDEAYIEFADGASAVSLLPRRRNIAVLRTLSKAHALAAARIGSTIADAGLIAALQRCQAPYPLPTPCVNLALRALGEVPGNTTKARVATAMSEREKLYQALRALPGVRRVYPSQANFLLVRFDDAQAALDALLDAGVVVRDFRHAPGLGDALRISLGTPEQNSAVIEVLGRALRAAAVAGAAA from the coding sequence ATGTCCCAGACCCGCGACGACAACCCCCTCGACCTGCTGCGCGACGACCTGCGCGATTTCGCCGGCTACAAATCGGCGCGCAGCGACACCCGCAGCGGCCGGGTCTGGCTCAACGCCAACGAGGCCGCGTGGCCGAGCGTGGCCGACTGCGACGGCGCGGTGCGGCGCTATCCCGACCCGCAGCCGGCGGCGCTGCGCGCGGCGCTGGCGCGGCTGTACGGCTGCGCGCCCGAGCAACTGCTGGCCGGGCGCGGCAGCGACGAGGGCATCGACCTGCTGGTGCGCGCGCTGTGCCGCCCCGGCGGCGACGCCATCGCGATCGCGCCGCCGACCTTCGGCATGTACGCGGTCAGCGCGCGCCTGCACGGCGTACGCGTGGTCGAAACCCCGCTGCGCGACAGCGCCGACGGCTTCGTCTGCGATTTCGACGCGCTGGCCGCGACGGCCGAGCGCGAGGCCGCCAAGCTGGTGTTCGTCTGTTCGCCGGGCAATCCCTCCGGCACCCTGCAGCCGCTGGCGGCGATCGACGCGCTGGCGCAGCGCCTGAGCGGCCGCGCCGTGGTCGTGGTCGACGAGGCCTACATCGAATTCGCCGACGGCGCGTCGGCGGTGAGCCTGCTGCCGCGGCGGCGCAACATCGCGGTGCTGCGCACCTTGTCCAAGGCCCACGCCCTGGCCGCCGCGCGCATCGGCAGCACCATCGCCGACGCCGGCCTGATCGCCGCGCTGCAACGCTGCCAGGCGCCGTACCCGCTGCCGACGCCGTGCGTGAACCTGGCCCTGCGCGCGCTCGGCGAGGTGCCCGGCAATACCACCAAGGCGCGCGTGGCCACCGCGATGAGCGAGCGCGAGAAGCTGTACCAGGCGCTGCGCGCCTTGCCCGGTGTGCGCCGCGTCTATCCCTCGCAGGCGAATTTCCTGCTGGTGCGCTTCGACGACGCGCAGGCCGCGCTCGACGCCCTGCTCGACGCCGGCGTGGTGGTGCGCGACTTCCGCCACGCGCCGGGCCTGGGCGATGCGCTGCGCATCAGCCTGGGCACGCCGGAACAGAATTCGGCGGTGATCGAAGTGCTGGGCCGCGCGCTGCGCGCCGCGGCGGTCGCGGGAGCGGCCGCATGA
- the hisB gene encoding bifunctional histidinol-phosphatase/imidazoleglycerol-phosphate dehydratase HisB, with translation MSALKPILFVDRDGTLIEEPADFQIDSYAKLRFVRGVIPALLKLRDAGYEFVMVTNQDGLGTESFPRWAFDGPHQLMMQVFESQGIVFRDVLIDTSFAAENLPTRKPGIDLALPLLKDRGIDWERSAMVGDRETDNGFAANLGIRAFQLRTAEFGGEWEWTGIAHVLAERPRTAQVTRNTKETRIQVGVDLDRAAEPQVATGLGFFDHMLEQLGKHGGFALELRCEGDLHIDEHHTIEDSALALGQALREALGDKRGIGRYGFEPRPGQGEAAAAPAAHEFVLPMDETLARAALDFSGRPYFVFSGSFARDKVGDFPTELLPHFFRSLCETAGLNLNLNVEGDNDHHKIEACFKVVARALRQAIARQGRELPSTKGVL, from the coding sequence ATGAGCGCGCTCAAGCCGATCCTGTTCGTCGACCGCGACGGCACCCTGATCGAGGAGCCGGCGGATTTCCAGATCGACAGCTACGCCAAGCTGCGCTTCGTGCGCGGCGTGATCCCGGCGCTGCTGAAGCTGCGCGACGCCGGCTACGAATTCGTCATGGTCACCAACCAGGACGGCCTGGGCACCGAGTCGTTCCCGCGCTGGGCCTTCGACGGTCCGCACCAGCTGATGATGCAGGTGTTCGAAAGCCAGGGCATCGTGTTCCGCGACGTGCTGATCGACACCAGCTTCGCGGCCGAAAACCTGCCCACGCGCAAGCCCGGCATCGACCTGGCGCTGCCTTTGCTGAAGGACCGCGGCATCGACTGGGAACGCTCGGCGATGGTCGGCGACCGCGAGACCGACAACGGTTTCGCCGCCAACCTCGGCATCCGCGCGTTCCAGCTGCGCACCGCGGAATTCGGCGGCGAATGGGAATGGACCGGCATCGCCCACGTGCTGGCCGAGCGCCCGCGCACCGCGCAGGTGACGCGCAACACCAAGGAAACCCGGATCCAGGTCGGCGTCGACCTCGACCGCGCCGCCGAGCCCCAGGTCGCGACCGGCCTGGGCTTCTTCGACCACATGCTGGAACAGCTCGGCAAGCACGGCGGCTTCGCCCTGGAACTGCGCTGCGAGGGCGACCTGCACATCGACGAGCACCACACCATCGAAGACAGCGCGCTCGCGCTGGGCCAGGCGCTGCGCGAGGCGCTCGGCGACAAGCGCGGGATCGGCCGCTACGGCTTCGAGCCGCGCCCGGGGCAGGGCGAGGCCGCGGCCGCGCCGGCCGCGCACGAATTCGTGCTGCCGATGGACGAGACCCTGGCGCGCGCGGCGCTGGATTTTTCCGGCCGGCCTTACTTCGTTTTCTCCGGCAGCTTCGCCCGCGACAAGGTCGGCGATTTCCCGACCGAGCTGCTGCCGCATTTCTTCCGGTCGTTGTGCGAAACCGCCGGGCTGAACCTGAATCTGAACGTGGAAGGTGATAACGATCACCACAAGATAGAGGCTTGTTTCAAGGTCGTCGCGCGCGCGCTGCGGCAGGCCATCGCCCGTCAAGGGCGCGAACTCCCGAGTACCAAGGGAGTTCTGTGA
- the hisH gene encoding imidazole glycerol phosphate synthase subunit HisH gives MTVVAVIDSGGGNIGSVRYALERLGARSMLTADPATIASADRVILPGVGAAAPAMARLRELDLVDTIRRLQQPLLGICLGMQLLYESSEEGEVECLGLLSGRITRLPPGPGVRVPHMGWNLLQKHESAVADRLLAGIGERDQAYFVHSYAAPVTADTLASASYGARFTAVAGRGRCFGAQFHPERSAAVGSRLLANFLALEA, from the coding sequence ATGACGGTTGTAGCTGTCATCGATTCGGGTGGGGGGAACATCGGCTCGGTGCGTTATGCATTGGAGCGGCTGGGTGCGCGGTCGATGCTGACCGCGGATCCCGCGACGATCGCCTCCGCCGATCGCGTGATCTTGCCGGGCGTGGGCGCCGCCGCCCCCGCGATGGCCCGACTGCGCGAACTCGACCTGGTCGACACGATCCGCCGCTTGCAGCAGCCGCTGCTCGGGATCTGCCTGGGCATGCAGCTGTTGTACGAGTCCTCGGAGGAGGGCGAGGTCGAATGCCTCGGACTCCTTTCGGGCCGTATCACCAGGCTGCCCCCCGGACCAGGAGTACGAGTGCCGCATATGGGATGGAATCTCCTTCAGAAGCATGAATCGGCCGTCGCCGACCGTTTGCTCGCCGGTATCGGCGAGCGCGATCAGGCCTATTTCGTGCACAGCTACGCCGCCCCCGTCACCGCCGACACCCTGGCCAGCGCCAGTTACGGCGCACGCTTCACCGCGGTCGCCGGGCGCGGCCGCTGCTTCGGCGCCCAGTTCCACCCCGAGCGTTCCGCCGCGGTCGGTTCGCGCCTGCTCGCCAACTTCCTGGCGTTGGAGGCATGA
- the hisA gene encoding 1-(5-phosphoribosyl)-5-[(5-phosphoribosylamino)methylideneamino]imidazole-4-carboxamide isomerase, whose translation MGNSTLYPAIDVRDGRVVRLHQGDYAQETRYETEPLALATRYAEAGAKWLHLIDLDAARYGGYTLAPLLRAITTSSWMRVQTGGGVRSEADVEAILDAGADRVVVGSLAVKDPDLVIAWLRRFGAERITIALDVRQNEQGEWELPVSGWTEDSGVRLEALLQRYAEAGLRHLLCTDVSRDGTMAGPNLDLYKHIRDIAPDVQLQASGGIRDIADIVAADSIGCSGAVLGKALIEGRFQLTDALKQVRRC comes from the coding sequence ATGGGCAACAGCACCCTCTACCCCGCGATCGACGTTCGCGACGGACGCGTCGTGCGCCTGCACCAGGGCGACTACGCGCAGGAAACCCGCTACGAAACCGAGCCGCTGGCCCTGGCCACGCGCTACGCCGAAGCCGGCGCCAAGTGGCTGCACCTGATCGACCTGGACGCCGCGCGCTACGGCGGCTACACCCTGGCGCCGCTGCTGCGCGCGATCACCACCTCCAGCTGGATGCGCGTGCAGACCGGCGGCGGCGTGCGCAGCGAGGCCGACGTGGAAGCCATCCTCGACGCCGGCGCCGACCGGGTCGTGGTCGGCTCGCTCGCAGTCAAGGACCCGGACCTGGTCATCGCCTGGCTGCGCCGGTTCGGCGCCGAACGCATCACCATCGCGCTCGACGTGCGCCAGAACGAGCAGGGCGAATGGGAACTGCCGGTGTCCGGCTGGACCGAGGACAGCGGCGTGCGCCTGGAGGCCTTGCTGCAGCGCTACGCCGAAGCCGGCCTGCGCCACCTGCTGTGCACCGACGTCTCGCGCGACGGCACCATGGCCGGGCCGAACCTGGACCTGTACAAGCACATCCGCGACATCGCGCCGGACGTGCAGTTGCAGGCCTCCGGCGGCATCCGCGACATCGCCGACATCGTCGCCGCCGACAGCATCGGCTGCTCCGGCGCGGTCCTCGGCAAGGCCTTGATCGAAGGCCGCTTCCAACTCACCGACGCCTTGAAGCAGGTCCGCCGTTGCTGA
- the hisF gene encoding imidazole glycerol phosphate synthase subunit HisF translates to MPSTSLSRRIVPCLDVRDGRVVKGVRFRDHVDMGDIVELALRYRDEGADELVFYDIAASPQGRSVDRDWVERVSRAIDIPFCVAGGIRSVADARGVLNAGADKISVNTPALERPELIGEIAAEFGVQCVVVGIDSLRDADGEWRVRQYTGDPSRTQALPKRTLDWVVEAQRLGAGEIVLNCMGSDGVRSGYDIEQLSAVRAICEVPLVASGGAGAIEHFGEVFLQADVDAALAASVFHSGSIRIPELKRALSGQGVPVRELH, encoded by the coding sequence ATGCCGTCCACGTCGCTCAGCCGCCGTATCGTCCCCTGCCTCGACGTCCGCGACGGGCGCGTGGTCAAGGGCGTGCGCTTTCGCGACCATGTCGACATGGGCGACATCGTCGAGCTGGCGCTGCGCTACCGCGACGAAGGGGCCGACGAGCTGGTGTTCTACGACATCGCCGCCAGTCCGCAGGGGCGCAGCGTCGACCGCGACTGGGTCGAACGGGTCTCGCGCGCGATCGACATTCCGTTCTGCGTCGCAGGCGGCATCCGTTCGGTCGCCGACGCGCGCGGCGTGCTCAACGCCGGCGCCGACAAGATCTCGGTCAACACGCCGGCGCTGGAACGGCCCGAGTTGATCGGCGAAATCGCCGCCGAATTCGGCGTGCAGTGCGTGGTCGTCGGGATCGACAGCCTGCGCGACGCCGACGGCGAATGGCGGGTGCGCCAGTACACCGGCGACCCCTCGCGCACCCAGGCGCTGCCCAAGCGCACCCTGGACTGGGTGGTCGAGGCGCAGCGGCTCGGCGCCGGCGAGATCGTGCTGAACTGCATGGGCAGCGACGGCGTGCGCAGCGGCTACGACATCGAGCAGCTCAGCGCGGTGCGCGCGATCTGCGAGGTGCCGCTGGTGGCCTCCGGCGGCGCCGGCGCGATCGAGCATTTCGGCGAAGTGTTCCTGCAGGCCGACGTCGACGCCGCATTGGCGGCGAGCGTGTTCCATTCCGGCAGCATCCGCATTCCCGAACTCAAGCGCGCGCTGAGCGGGCAGGGCGTGCCGGTGCGCGAGCTGCACTGA
- the hisIE gene encoding bifunctional phosphoribosyl-AMP cyclohydrolase/phosphoribosyl-ATP diphosphatase HisIE, producing MDIALSPHEIDALAWDKQDGLLPAVVQDADNQRVLMLGYMDRAALQTTLSSGHVTFYSRSKQRQWTKGESSGHYLDLVWIETDCDRDTLLVRARPHGPTCHLGRDSCFAHAPGARLAFLSELDGLIAERERTRPAGSYTTGLFERGVRAIAQKVGEEGVETALAAVAEDDAALVGEAADLLFHLQVLLRARGLSLSDAVEVLQQRHGKPHRGFKPAE from the coding sequence ATGGACATCGCGTTGAGCCCGCACGAGATCGACGCCCTGGCCTGGGACAAGCAGGACGGCTTGCTGCCGGCGGTGGTCCAGGACGCCGACAACCAGCGCGTGCTGATGCTCGGCTACATGGATCGCGCCGCGCTGCAGACGACGCTGAGCAGCGGCCACGTCACCTTCTACAGCCGCAGCAAGCAGCGGCAGTGGACCAAGGGCGAAAGCTCCGGCCACTACCTGGATCTGGTCTGGATCGAGACCGACTGCGACCGCGACACCTTGCTGGTGCGCGCGCGGCCGCACGGGCCGACCTGCCACCTCGGCCGCGACAGCTGTTTCGCCCACGCTCCGGGCGCCAGGCTGGCGTTCCTGAGCGAGCTCGACGGCCTGATCGCCGAGCGCGAACGCACCCGCCCGGCCGGCAGCTACACCACCGGCCTGTTCGAACGCGGCGTGCGCGCGATCGCGCAGAAAGTCGGCGAGGAAGGCGTGGAGACCGCGCTGGCCGCGGTCGCCGAGGACGATGCCGCGCTGGTCGGCGAAGCCGCCGACCTGTTGTTCCACCTGCAGGTGCTGCTGCGCGCGCGCGGCCTGTCGCTGAGCGACGCGGTCGAGGTGTTGCAGCAGCGGCACGGCAAGCCGCATCGCGGGTTCAAGCCGGCGGAGTGA
- a CDS encoding calcineurin-like phosphoesterase C-terminal domain-containing protein — MRLRVCLLAVSLCAAASAAQAQSLPPPCEGGTVFEDRNGNGRRDPGEPGLAGQRVSDGRRIVLTDAQGRYVLPLSERSSQFLIKPAGYRVAARADSGLPDYWLNVSLSEAPPLRYGGMPQAAPTCRDYALIPQARNARGGDLDVLVFADPQTKSAVDVGYYRRDIVEPLLAQRKGKAPVADLGLSLGDITHDDLSLYPQLNAVTASLGVPWLHAPGNHDLDFDAKRDEDSLLSYRHVFGPDTYAWEEAQANFVVFDDVVYRPGSKPEYIGGLRPEQFEFLEAYLAHADKRRLLVLAMHIPLFDAAPGRETFRHADRERLFGLLREFPHVLVLSGHSHAQRHVYHGGDSGWRGAAPLHEYNVGAACGAFWSGVKDANGLPDTTMSDGTPNGYARLRVRGDAGYALSWHPAPSAGRALDAAAVANDYLRLYAPKTLRQGSYPIRGIYANVFMGRDDSRVEYRIDGGEWKPMRRVEQADPALLAENARDDAATQLRSFDRAPIATPTPHLWSAPPLPTDLPVGEHAIEVRSFDAWQGEQRLGSSYRLIEAAP, encoded by the coding sequence ATGCGCTTGCGCGTCTGCCTTCTCGCCGTGTCCCTGTGCGCCGCCGCGTCCGCGGCGCAGGCCCAGTCGTTGCCGCCGCCGTGCGAAGGCGGCACGGTGTTCGAGGACCGCAACGGCAACGGCCGCCGCGATCCCGGCGAGCCCGGGCTGGCCGGCCAGCGCGTCTCGGACGGGCGCCGCATCGTCCTGACCGACGCGCAGGGCCGCTACGTCCTGCCGCTGAGCGAGCGCAGCAGCCAGTTCCTGATCAAACCGGCCGGCTACCGCGTCGCCGCGCGCGCCGACAGCGGCCTGCCGGATTACTGGCTCAACGTGAGCTTGAGCGAAGCGCCGCCGCTGAGGTACGGCGGCATGCCGCAGGCCGCGCCGACCTGCCGCGACTACGCGCTGATCCCGCAGGCGCGCAACGCGCGCGGCGGCGACCTCGACGTGCTGGTGTTCGCCGACCCGCAGACCAAGAGCGCCGTCGACGTCGGCTATTACCGCCGCGACATCGTCGAACCGTTGCTGGCGCAGCGCAAAGGCAAGGCGCCGGTCGCCGATCTCGGCCTGAGCCTGGGCGACATCACCCACGACGACCTGTCGCTGTACCCGCAGCTCAACGCAGTCACCGCGAGCCTCGGCGTGCCGTGGCTGCACGCGCCCGGCAATCACGACCTCGACTTCGACGCCAAGCGCGACGAAGACTCGCTGCTGAGCTATCGCCACGTGTTCGGCCCCGACACCTACGCCTGGGAAGAAGCGCAGGCCAACTTCGTCGTGTTCGACGACGTGGTCTATCGGCCGGGTTCCAAGCCCGAATACATCGGCGGGCTGCGGCCGGAGCAGTTCGAGTTCCTTGAGGCGTATCTCGCCCATGCCGACAAGCGGCGCCTGTTGGTGCTGGCGATGCACATCCCGCTGTTCGACGCCGCGCCGGGCCGCGAAACCTTCCGCCATGCCGACCGCGAGCGCCTGTTCGGCCTGCTGCGCGAGTTCCCGCACGTGCTGGTGCTCAGCGGCCACAGCCACGCCCAGCGCCACGTCTATCACGGCGGCGACAGCGGCTGGCGCGGCGCGGCGCCGCTGCACGAGTACAACGTCGGCGCGGCCTGCGGCGCGTTCTGGTCCGGAGTGAAAGACGCCAACGGCCTGCCCGACACCACCATGAGCGACGGCACGCCGAACGGCTACGCGCGCCTGCGCGTGCGCGGCGACGCCGGTTACGCGTTGAGCTGGCATCCGGCGCCGTCGGCCGGACGCGCGCTCGATGCGGCCGCGGTCGCCAACGATTACCTGCGGCTGTACGCGCCCAAGACCCTGCGCCAGGGTTCGTATCCGATCCGCGGGATTTACGCCAACGTGTTCATGGGCCGCGACGACAGCCGCGTGGAATACCGCATCGACGGCGGCGAATGGAAGCCGATGCGGCGCGTCGAGCAAGCCGACCCGGCGCTGCTGGCCGAGAACGCGCGCGACGACGCCGCTACGCAACTGCGCAGCTTCGACCGCGCGCCCATCGCCACGCCGACGCCGCACCTGTGGAGCGCGCCGCCGCTGCCGACCGATCTGCCCGTCGGCGAGCACGCCATCGAAGTGCGCAGCTTCGACGCCTGGCAGGGCGAGCAGCGCCTGGGCAGTTCGTATCGCTTGATCGAGGCCGCGCCATGA
- a CDS encoding YdeI/OmpD-associated family protein, whose translation MSAKPTGPADDLPVLAFADAEAFERWLETPPAKTGLWLKIAKKGCGVVTVNYAQALDVALCHGWIDGQKRSLDETYFLQRFVPRRARSLWSQINIGKCEQLIAQGRMRAGGQREIDAAQADGRWQAAYASASKIEMPEDLAAALAKSPKARKFFDALDGSNRYAVLWRVTTAKKADTRAARIAKLVEMLARGEKIHK comes from the coding sequence ATGAGCGCCAAACCGACCGGACCGGCCGACGACCTGCCGGTGCTCGCGTTCGCCGATGCGGAAGCGTTCGAGCGTTGGCTGGAAACGCCGCCGGCCAAGACCGGGCTGTGGCTCAAGATCGCCAAGAAAGGCTGCGGCGTAGTTACCGTGAACTATGCGCAGGCGCTGGACGTGGCGCTGTGCCACGGCTGGATCGACGGGCAGAAGCGCAGCCTCGACGAGACCTACTTCCTGCAGCGCTTCGTGCCGCGGCGCGCGCGCAGCCTGTGGTCGCAGATCAACATCGGCAAGTGCGAGCAATTGATCGCGCAGGGCCGCATGCGCGCCGGCGGCCAGCGCGAGATCGACGCGGCCCAGGCCGACGGGCGCTGGCAGGCGGCGTACGCGTCGGCGAGCAAGATCGAGATGCCGGAGGATCTGGCCGCGGCCTTGGCGAAATCGCCGAAGGCGCGCAAGTTCTTCGATGCGCTCGACGGTTCCAACCGCTACGCGGTGCTGTGGCGGGTGACGACGGCGAAGAAGGCGGACACGCGCGCGGCGCGGATCGCCAAGCTGGTGGAGATGCTGGCGCGCGGCGAGAAGATCCATAAGTGA
- a CDS encoding type II 3-dehydroquinate dehydratase, whose amino-acid sequence MSILILRGPSGRGPNTGAAVDSMVPPLAGEVRATLVERAAGAGKALALRSCRSERELVDCIRGMRAANAELLLLDPGACAPASAELRGALEQLAVPYIEVHDDDTNALEPSLAPGCGRRLRLIHGYSAQSYTLALSIALEHLGCAESGNDIHVGT is encoded by the coding sequence GTGTCGATCCTGATCTTGCGTGGTCCCAGCGGGCGTGGTCCGAACACCGGCGCGGCCGTCGATTCGATGGTCCCGCCGCTGGCCGGCGAAGTGCGCGCGACCCTGGTCGAGCGCGCCGCCGGCGCCGGCAAGGCGCTGGCTTTGCGCAGCTGCCGCAGCGAGCGCGAACTGGTGGACTGCATCCGCGGCATGCGCGCGGCCAACGCCGAACTGCTGCTGCTCGACCCGGGCGCCTGCGCGCCGGCCAGCGCCGAACTGCGCGGCGCGCTGGAGCAACTGGCGGTGCCGTACATCGAAGTCCACGACGACGACACCAACGCGCTGGAACCGAGCCTGGCCCCGGGCTGCGGCCGCCGCCTGCGCCTGATCCACGGCTACTCGGCGCAAAGCTACACCCTGGCGCTGTCGATCGCGCTGGAACACCTGGGCTGCGCCGAAAGCGGCAACGACATCCACGTCGGCACCTGA
- the mtnC gene encoding acireductone synthase, with protein sequence MPIRAILTDIEGTTSSISFVKDVLFPYARRALPGFVAARGREPNVRKWLDTVALENGGACQDSVIVEVLQGWIDEDRKHTALKALQGMIWADGYKSADFTSHMYPDAAPALRQWKDAGLRLYVYSSGSVPAQRLLFGHSDAGDLTGLFSGFFDTEVGGKREAASYAHIRDSIGLPGDEILFLSDVVEELDAAREAGLGTVLLDRLDDYPQPREGDATHGHTRATAFDQIVL encoded by the coding sequence ATGCCTATCCGCGCCATCCTCACCGACATCGAAGGCACCACCAGCAGCATTTCCTTCGTCAAGGACGTGCTGTTCCCGTATGCGCGCCGCGCCCTGCCGGGCTTCGTCGCCGCGCGCGGGCGCGAGCCGAACGTGCGCAAGTGGCTGGACACGGTCGCGCTGGAGAACGGCGGCGCCTGCCAGGATTCGGTCATCGTCGAGGTGCTGCAGGGCTGGATCGACGAAGACCGCAAGCACACCGCGCTGAAGGCCTTGCAGGGCATGATCTGGGCCGACGGCTACAAGAGCGCGGACTTCACCTCGCACATGTACCCCGACGCGGCGCCGGCGCTGCGCCAGTGGAAGGACGCCGGCCTGCGCCTGTACGTCTATTCCTCCGGCAGCGTGCCGGCGCAGCGGCTGCTGTTCGGCCACAGCGACGCCGGCGACCTGACCGGACTGTTCTCCGGCTTCTTCGACACCGAGGTCGGCGGCAAGCGCGAAGCGGCGAGCTACGCGCACATCCGCGACAGCATCGGCCTGCCGGGCGACGAGATCCTGTTTCTGTCCGACGTGGTCGAAGAACTCGACGCCGCGCGCGAAGCCGGCCTCGGCACGGTGCTGCTGGACCGGCTCGACGACTACCCGCAGCCGCGCGAAGGCGACGCGACCCACGGGCATACGCGCGCGACGGCGTTCGACCAGATCGTCCTCTGA